The Streptomyces luteogriseus genome includes a window with the following:
- a CDS encoding adenosine deaminase, translating into MTATRVDADLIRRLPKAVLHDHLDGGLRPATVVELAEAVGHTLPTTDPDELAAWYYEAANSGDLVRYIATFEHTLAVMQTREGLLRTAEEYVLDLAADGVVYGEVRYAPELNTNGELTMAEVVETVQEGLAAGMAKAAAAGTPVRVGTLLCGMRMFDRVREAADLAVAFRDAGVVGFDIAGAEDGFPPADHLAAFEHLRRENVPFTIHAGEAHGLPSIHQALQVCGAQRIGHGVRITDDIPDLAAGKLGRLAGWVRDRRIALEMCPTSNLQTGAATSIAEHPITALKDLGFRVTLNTDNRLVSGTTMTREMSLLVEQAGWTVEDLRTVTVNALKSAFIPFDERNALIHDVVLPGYAAAL; encoded by the coding sequence ATGACTGCTACGCGCGTAGACGCCGACCTGATCCGCCGCCTCCCCAAGGCCGTGCTGCACGACCACCTCGACGGCGGCCTGCGCCCCGCCACCGTGGTGGAGCTGGCGGAGGCGGTCGGCCACACCCTGCCCACCACCGACCCGGACGAGCTCGCCGCCTGGTACTACGAGGCAGCCAACTCCGGTGACCTGGTGCGCTACATAGCCACCTTCGAGCACACCCTCGCCGTGATGCAGACCCGCGAGGGCCTGCTGCGCACGGCCGAGGAGTATGTCCTCGACCTGGCCGCCGACGGTGTCGTGTACGGCGAGGTGCGCTACGCCCCCGAGCTGAACACCAACGGCGAGCTGACCATGGCCGAGGTCGTGGAGACCGTCCAGGAGGGTCTCGCGGCGGGCATGGCGAAGGCCGCTGCCGCGGGTACGCCCGTGCGGGTCGGCACCCTGCTGTGCGGGATGCGGATGTTCGACCGGGTGCGCGAGGCGGCCGACCTGGCCGTGGCGTTCCGCGACGCGGGTGTCGTCGGCTTCGACATCGCCGGTGCAGAGGACGGCTTCCCGCCCGCCGACCACCTCGCGGCCTTCGAGCACCTGCGCCGCGAGAACGTGCCCTTCACCATCCACGCCGGGGAGGCGCACGGCCTGCCCAGCATCCACCAGGCCCTCCAGGTCTGCGGCGCCCAGCGCATCGGGCACGGCGTGCGCATCACCGACGACATCCCGGACCTCGCGGCGGGCAAGCTCGGCCGGCTCGCGGGCTGGGTGCGCGACCGGCGCATCGCGCTGGAGATGTGCCCGACGTCCAACCTTCAGACGGGCGCCGCCACCTCGATCGCCGAGCACCCGATCACCGCGCTCAAGGACCTCGGCTTCCGCGTCACCCTCAACACCGACAACCGGCTCGTCTCGGGCACCACCATGACCCGTGAGATGTCCCTGCTGGTCGAGCAGGCGGGCTGGACCGTCGAGGATCTGCGCACGGTCACCGTCAACGCCCTGAAGAGCGCGTTCATCCCGTTCGACGAGCGGAACGCACTCATCCACGACGTGGTGCTGCCCGGTTACGCCGCCGCGCTCTGA